From Camelina sativa cultivar DH55 chromosome 5, Cs, whole genome shotgun sequence:
TGTATTGGGGAAAGCATTTTGCTAAAGATTTTGTCGAGTAAGAACCTGATTTTTCAGGTAACCACTCACCTCTTTCTTTCATTGTACCAAATAATGTATTATTGTATAAGCCAGAATAcaatctattttgatttttgagtgAATAAGCTCCtggcttcttctttctctttctcactttTATGTTTAGTTATATAAACTTgcttggaattttttttttttttttctttttctttgcttagAATCTTTTATGCAACACTGGCTATACAACGCCGTTTTATCGCTTCCATCGACTTATTTAACAAAGGAATTCGAGCTTGCCCGACCTGATTGTTCAATATTAAGGAAAGAGTAATCATATACTCTTTCCTTAATATTCAATAGATTCAAAAAACAACATAAAGTATTAAATTCGGGTTTTACTGTGGGcgtccaactcaaaaccaattggcaatgagtggagaggccctaaccctttatatattactcaagtccCTTCACATCTATCAGATGTGGGATCTTTTCTCCACACGCCCCCTCGAGATAATGGCTATTCTAGCCGTTGATCTCGACAGAATCCATCACGCCCCCTCGAAATAATGCTCTATTTTTTTCAGCTATCTCGAAGGAATTAGGCCTTCCTTTGGGCCATCAATTAATAGAGTGATCGAGCCTCTATCCGGGCCGGATTAATTAACAGGCCAGCGTgtgtaggctctgataccatattaaattcGGACTTtactgtgggcttccaactcaaaatcaattggcaatgagtggagaggccctaaccctttatatattactcaagtccCTTCACATCTATCAGATGTGGGATCTTTTCTCCACATAAAGTTGtagattttgatatgtattaGAGATAAATTGATAATCATTTGAAAAGTGAGAGGTTCTTCTTGAGTCACAGGTATTCCCAAGATCGATCTGAATTTAAACAGCAgcatagagaagaaaaaatagaaccTTTAATAGATAAAAGACTCACACTATCCAGACATAATTGCAGAACACTAATAATTACATCAAAActttatctttttggttttgatccTCTTGAAAACGGTAATCTCACGTGGGAAATTGCATTTgcgattctttttgtttttttccccaaaatgATTCACTTCGTCCTCAGTTCCAATTGCTGCTATAACTCTCTGAACTTCCTTGACAATCTCCTTGATAAAATCGGCTTCAGATCTGCCAAGAAAGAATAACATACTTCACATAAATGAAAAACATACTTcacattttgaagaaaattacAGAGAGAACATAACTTTCTTTGGTTTTAATTAGacggaaaagaagaagatggatggaGTGAGTGTGCGCTTAAAGTACCTCTTGTCTCCCAATGACAAACCCATCTTGTCGGAAATACATTCCAaggcttctttccatttctttATCTCATCTCCAGTAGATCTTTTAGCGAGAGTCCAGAATTTTTCACCAAACTCACCTGTCTGTTTTCTGATGTCTTCTGGCTCTACGTTGTAGAAGATTGGAATGACTAGGAGCTTTCCTTGATCCGCAAGTTTCTTCATAGTAACCAACTCATCCATACACCACGGCGACTCTGCATACCTATAATTAATACAAGATGATTTATGTATGTTCCTTGAATATTCTAGTTCAGTGAAGAAGATATTGGATAAT
This genomic window contains:
- the LOC104788930 gene encoding protein PHLOEM PROTEIN 2-LIKE A8-like, coding for MMAVFSSTQSHQLFLNFRGEELRYSFVSHLIDAFERNGINIFVDRYELRGKDLKNLFVRLQESKIALAIFSTRYAESPWCMDELVTMKKLADQGKLLVIPIFYNVEPEDIRKQTGEFGEKFWTLAKRSTGDEIKKWKEALECISDKMGLSLGDKRSEADFIKEIVKEVQRVIAAIGTEDEVNHFGEKNKKNRKCNFPREITVFKRIKTKKIKF